The Sorangiineae bacterium MSr11367 genome window below encodes:
- a CDS encoding L-lactate permease, which produces MYQQVLDPTGSLTLSASLALVPLLAVLILLGGFRWKAHWAGLVALALALLVAMFGYRMPVGVALHAGLFGVAQSVLLVLWITFNAIWIYNLTVHSGHFAVLRRAFSSVSDDTRVQGIVIAFCFGALLEALAGGGGPVAICSVMLIALGVDPMKAAALSLVADTAPVAFGGLGNPVTALGVITGLPVDEFGKMAGRQVSILAALVPFVLIYIADGKRGLREAWPAALVAGASFGITQFVVSNYLSYKLCDIIAAIVSAGAMLALLQVWQPAGATPRKRDDDRSAILASFAPYAIVVLVFSIAQIESVKTFLKKGSWSAAWPGLAIVSPAGKAVPTTYVFGIASATGTLLMLAGILSLFVLRIKPATAVRIYGQTIRQFGWAILAIVAVFGLSYVMNLSGQIATLGSWLAGAGSFFAFLSPVVGWFGVTITGTDVGSNTLLGGSQMAAAHALGASPILFGAANGSGGVMAKMISPQNLAVGTAAVGLVGKEGELFRRVFGWSILLLFFMCVLVYLQATPILGWMVP; this is translated from the coding sequence GTGTACCAACAGGTCCTCGATCCTACGGGATCGCTCACATTGTCCGCGTCATTGGCGCTCGTGCCGCTTCTTGCGGTGTTAATTCTGCTGGGTGGCTTTCGCTGGAAAGCGCACTGGGCAGGACTGGTGGCCCTCGCTTTGGCGCTGCTCGTCGCCATGTTCGGTTACCGCATGCCGGTGGGCGTCGCACTCCACGCGGGACTCTTCGGCGTTGCGCAAAGCGTGCTCCTCGTCCTCTGGATCACGTTCAACGCGATCTGGATTTACAACCTGACGGTCCATAGCGGGCACTTCGCCGTGCTGCGTCGTGCCTTCAGCTCGGTGAGCGACGACACGCGCGTGCAAGGCATCGTCATTGCGTTCTGTTTTGGCGCGCTCCTCGAAGCGCTCGCGGGCGGCGGCGGACCAGTGGCCATCTGTTCCGTGATGCTCATCGCACTCGGCGTCGATCCGATGAAGGCCGCCGCGTTGTCGCTCGTCGCCGACACCGCCCCGGTGGCCTTCGGCGGCTTGGGCAATCCAGTGACCGCCCTGGGCGTCATCACCGGCCTCCCCGTCGACGAATTCGGAAAAATGGCCGGCCGCCAAGTCTCGATCCTAGCCGCCCTCGTCCCCTTCGTCCTGATCTACATCGCCGACGGCAAGCGCGGCCTGCGCGAAGCCTGGCCCGCCGCATTGGTCGCCGGCGCAAGCTTCGGCATCACGCAATTCGTGGTGTCGAACTACCTCTCGTACAAATTGTGCGACATCATCGCCGCCATCGTATCCGCGGGCGCCATGCTCGCCCTTCTTCAAGTGTGGCAGCCCGCAGGCGCCACCCCACGCAAACGCGACGACGACCGCAGCGCCATCCTGGCCTCCTTCGCGCCCTACGCCATCGTCGTCCTGGTATTCTCGATTGCGCAAATCGAATCGGTGAAGACGTTCCTCAAGAAGGGCTCTTGGTCCGCCGCATGGCCAGGCCTGGCCATCGTGAGCCCCGCCGGCAAGGCGGTGCCCACCACCTACGTCTTCGGCATCGCCTCCGCCACGGGCACGTTGCTCATGCTCGCGGGCATCCTGTCCCTCTTCGTCCTGCGCATCAAACCCGCAACCGCCGTTCGCATTTACGGGCAAACCATCCGCCAATTCGGCTGGGCCATTCTGGCCATCGTCGCCGTCTTCGGCCTGTCCTACGTGATGAACCTCTCCGGCCAAATCGCCACCCTGGGCTCATGGCTCGCCGGCGCCGGTTCCTTCTTCGCATTCCTCTCACCGGTGGTGGGCTGGTTCGGCGTCACCATCACCGGCACCGACGTCGGCTCCAACACGCTACTCGGCGGCTCCCAAATGGCCGCCGCCCACGCCTTGGGCGCCTCCCCCATCCTCTTCGGCGCCGCCAACGGCTCCGGCGGCGTCATGGCGAAGATGATCTCGCCGCAAAACCTCGCCGTCGGCACCGCCGCCGTCGGCCTCGTAGGCAAAGAGGGTGAACTATTCCGCCGCGTCTTCGGCTGGAGCATCCTGCTGCTCTTCTTCATGTGCGTGTTGGTCTACCTGCAAGCGACCCCCATTCTGGGCTGGATGGTCCCCTAG
- a CDS encoding four helix bundle protein: MQAKPNHRPYDFHLLECALRAIEFLRPTIAHIRRCDRDLGEQLRRALSSVALNVAEGNRSQGGNRIARFSTAAGSNSESRAALRVAVAWGYVQANEIQAGEQMLDEVAAMLHRLGAAR; encoded by the coding sequence ATGCAAGCAAAACCGAACCACCGCCCCTATGATTTTCATCTCCTCGAATGTGCGCTGCGCGCCATCGAGTTTCTTCGGCCTACGATTGCCCATATTCGGCGATGCGACCGTGACCTGGGCGAGCAGCTTCGACGGGCGCTCAGCTCCGTCGCTTTGAATGTCGCCGAAGGCAATCGCAGCCAAGGTGGCAATCGCATCGCGCGGTTCTCCACCGCTGCGGGCTCGAACAGTGAATCACGCGCCGCTTTGCGCGTTGCGGTCGCCTGGGGCTACGTCCAAGCGAACGAAATCCAAGCCGGCGAGCAAATGCTCGACGAAGTTGCCGCCATGCTTCACCGGCTTGGCGCCGCACGGTAG
- a CDS encoding four helix bundle protein, protein MQAKTPHLSSGFHVLELAIQAIELLRPTVASIRRYDRDLGEQLRRALSSVALNLAEGNRSQDGHRIARFSTAAGSNSESRAALRIAVAWGYVQGSEIEAGDELLDRVAAMLHRLGARR, encoded by the coding sequence ATGCAAGCAAAAACACCCCACCTCTCGTCTGGCTTTCATGTCCTTGAGCTCGCGATTCAGGCTATCGAGCTGCTTCGACCCACCGTGGCAAGCATCCGGCGATACGATCGCGATCTTGGCGAGCAACTTCGGAGGGCGCTCAGTTCCGTGGCCCTAAACCTTGCCGAAGGCAACCGCAGCCAAGATGGCCACCGCATCGCGCGGTTCTCGACGGCTGCGGGCTCGAATAGCGAATCACGCGCCGCTTTGCGCATCGCGGTTGCCTGGGGCTACGTCCAAGGCAGCGAAATCGAAGCCGGCGACGAATTGCTCGACCGCGTTGCGGCGATGCTTCACCGCCTTGGTGCGCGGCGGTAG
- a CDS encoding HIT family protein, whose translation MACIFCDIISGKLPASLVYDHEDFLAFLDKKPLFHGHVLLVPRTHVATMTDLPRDPAAKIFAVAQDIARAVESAMEAEGTFVAINNRVSQSVPHLHMHIVPRKKGDGLKGFFWPRTKYASDQETDGVAARIRERL comes from the coding sequence ATGGCCTGCATCTTCTGCGACATCATCAGCGGCAAACTCCCCGCGTCCCTCGTGTACGACCACGAGGATTTCCTCGCGTTCCTGGACAAGAAGCCGCTCTTCCACGGCCACGTACTCCTCGTTCCACGCACGCACGTGGCCACCATGACGGACCTGCCGCGCGACCCCGCAGCCAAGATCTTCGCTGTGGCGCAAGACATCGCCCGTGCCGTCGAATCGGCCATGGAGGCCGAGGGGACCTTCGTCGCCATCAACAACCGCGTCAGCCAAAGCGTTCCCCACCTCCACATGCACATCGTGCCGCGCAAAAAAGGGGACGGCCTCAAAGGCTTTTTCTGGCCGCGAACCAAGTACGCGTCCGACCAAGAGACGGACGGCGTCGCCGCACGCATCCGCGAACGGCTCTAG
- a CDS encoding universal stress protein, producing the protein MSTFQRILMATDLDEPSEAAAHTAASLARSLRAELAFVHIFAPPATIYSAYPDFTSLLPVEEVQTAAARALEAWLTRIEAPSQAKRLLHPGEPAQTILEVAESFSANLIVVGTHGRRGVSRALLGSTAEKLVRLSPVPVLTVREQPTPQ; encoded by the coding sequence ATGAGCACCTTCCAGCGCATCCTCATGGCCACCGACCTGGACGAGCCCTCGGAGGCCGCGGCCCACACGGCAGCCTCCCTCGCGCGCAGCCTGCGTGCGGAGCTCGCCTTTGTCCATATCTTCGCCCCACCTGCCACGATCTACAGCGCGTATCCGGATTTCACGTCGCTCCTTCCCGTCGAAGAGGTGCAGACGGCGGCCGCACGCGCGCTGGAAGCGTGGCTCACGCGCATCGAGGCACCGTCGCAGGCCAAGCGGCTCCTTCATCCGGGAGAGCCCGCACAGACGATCCTCGAGGTCGCCGAGTCTTTCTCGGCGAACCTCATCGTCGTGGGAACGCATGGCCGTCGCGGCGTGTCGCGCGCACTTCTCGGGAGCACGGCGGAAAAGCTGGTGCGGCTCTCGCCCGTCCCCGTGCTCACCGTGCGCGAGCAGCCCACACCGCAATAG
- a CDS encoding DUF1440 domain-containing protein, whose protein sequence is MVPRDKEDWNRILSGGVAAGVFGGIVVALFGLAANVLEGRDFWLAFKGAGVPFLGERAMQPGFDLEAVIVGALSHMAVSIAWAVPFAMLVYGLTRGTTLVSGVLWGFIVWVGMYYVLLPMLGLQQIPASVPVGMAIVEHVVFGVAVAVGFLPYQRLKMVLPAH, encoded by the coding sequence ATGGTTCCGCGTGACAAGGAAGATTGGAATCGCATTCTCAGCGGGGGTGTTGCGGCCGGCGTGTTTGGCGGCATCGTCGTCGCTTTGTTCGGCCTCGCGGCCAACGTGCTCGAGGGCCGCGATTTTTGGCTCGCCTTCAAAGGCGCCGGCGTACCGTTTCTCGGCGAGCGCGCCATGCAACCCGGGTTCGATCTGGAGGCCGTGATCGTCGGGGCGCTTTCGCACATGGCGGTATCCATCGCGTGGGCTGTTCCGTTTGCGATGCTGGTCTACGGGCTCACCCGCGGAACGACGCTGGTATCGGGTGTGCTCTGGGGATTCATCGTCTGGGTCGGAATGTATTACGTGCTGTTGCCCATGCTGGGGTTGCAGCAAATCCCTGCGAGCGTGCCGGTGGGCATGGCCATCGTGGAGCACGTGGTTTTCGGCGTGGCGGTGGCCGTCGGGTTCCTACCGTACCAACGACTCAAAATGGTGCTGCCCGCGCATTAG
- a CDS encoding DUF6184 family natural product biosynthesis lipoprotein translates to MNARISLVALALASFFIATGCERRDVPTSETHTTGAAIGPALDNAAAVASVALARCDREASCSKLGEGRDHPTRESCLTEMRGKAEGDLNASKCPGGVNRASLDSCLAEIHAESCGNPLDTLERLAACNTSALCSRDRRPGGAPRY, encoded by the coding sequence ATGAACGCACGAATCAGTTTGGTTGCGCTCGCACTCGCGTCATTCTTCATCGCGACGGGCTGCGAACGGCGCGACGTTCCCACGTCGGAAACGCATACGACGGGCGCTGCGATCGGGCCCGCACTCGACAATGCCGCGGCGGTCGCAAGCGTCGCATTGGCGCGCTGCGATCGCGAGGCATCGTGCAGCAAATTGGGCGAAGGCCGCGATCACCCCACGCGGGAAAGCTGCCTCACGGAGATGCGCGGCAAGGCCGAGGGCGACTTGAACGCCTCGAAGTGTCCCGGCGGTGTCAATCGCGCATCGCTCGATAGCTGCCTGGCCGAGATCCACGCCGAATCGTGCGGCAATCCGCTCGATACGCTGGAGCGCCTCGCCGCGTGCAACACATCGGCATTGTGCTCACGCGATCGGCGTCCGGGGGGGGCACCCCGGTACTAA
- a CDS encoding transketolase gives MMANTSELAQQLRIDSLRCSTAAGSGHPTSSLSAADLMAVLLEQALRWDLRHPDNPNNDHLIFSKGHASPLLYAMLKAAGVITDAELLSYRRFRSPLQGHPVPTLPGVEVATGSLGQGLPIGVGMALSGKYLEKRPYRVWVLLGDSEMSEGSIWEALDHARHFKLGNLVGILDMNRLGQRGETPLGWNGTAYAQRARAFGWNAFEIDGHDRNAIAYAYREALVDPDTPTLIVARTVKGKGVSLVENQDGWHGKALDEKQCAEAIAELGGERHLAVRVRAPDPDQPSNPTVYPADLPAYERGTQVATRKAYGDALQALGGARSDIVVLDGEVGNSTYAEEFAKAYPGRYFEMFISEQQMVAAAVGLSARQHAPFASSFAAFLTRAYDFIRMAAASRANIRLCGSHAGVSIGEDGPSQMGLEDLAMMRAVRGSTVLYPCCANQTARLVESMANRRGVVYLRTTREKTPVLYDDKESFPIGGSKVLRLSTADRAVIIGAGITVHEALKAHGRLLDQGIRTRVVDAYSIKPIDGAGIRTAVEATGGTVVVVEDHWSEGGLGDAVLECLNGERPLTARVVRLAVKTMPGSGKPAELLHAAGIDADAIAAAVRALLPRKKSRNCYICGNPALWRIAVGGEDESATHENACEAHASGHLRIGRLASSPSNQRTGGVTP, from the coding sequence ATGATGGCAAACACATCCGAGCTTGCGCAGCAGCTTCGCATCGATAGCCTCCGCTGCTCGACGGCGGCTGGCTCCGGTCACCCCACGTCGAGCCTGTCGGCCGCCGATCTCATGGCCGTCTTGCTCGAGCAGGCTTTACGCTGGGATTTGCGGCACCCGGACAATCCCAACAACGATCATCTCATTTTCTCCAAAGGCCACGCCTCGCCGCTCTTGTACGCGATGCTCAAGGCCGCGGGCGTCATCACCGACGCGGAGTTGCTCTCGTACCGGCGCTTTCGAAGCCCGCTGCAAGGCCACCCGGTGCCGACCTTGCCCGGGGTGGAGGTCGCCACCGGATCACTCGGACAGGGATTGCCCATTGGTGTGGGTATGGCCCTGTCGGGGAAATATTTGGAAAAGCGGCCCTATCGCGTTTGGGTTCTGCTCGGCGATAGTGAGATGTCCGAAGGATCCATTTGGGAAGCGCTGGATCACGCGCGCCATTTCAAATTGGGCAACCTCGTTGGCATTCTCGACATGAACCGCCTCGGCCAGCGCGGCGAGACACCGCTCGGGTGGAATGGCACGGCCTACGCCCAGCGGGCGCGGGCCTTCGGATGGAATGCCTTCGAGATCGATGGGCACGATCGCAATGCCATCGCCTACGCCTACCGAGAGGCCCTCGTCGACCCCGACACGCCGACCTTGATTGTCGCGCGCACCGTAAAAGGAAAAGGCGTGTCGCTAGTGGAGAACCAAGACGGTTGGCATGGCAAGGCACTCGACGAGAAACAATGCGCCGAGGCCATTGCCGAATTGGGTGGCGAGCGCCATCTCGCCGTGCGCGTGCGCGCGCCCGATCCGGATCAGCCGAGCAACCCCACCGTGTACCCTGCCGATTTGCCTGCGTACGAGCGCGGCACGCAGGTGGCCACGCGCAAAGCCTACGGCGACGCGCTGCAAGCCCTCGGCGGTGCGCGCAGTGACATCGTGGTGCTCGACGGGGAGGTGGGCAATTCGACCTACGCGGAGGAATTCGCCAAAGCGTACCCCGGCAGGTATTTCGAGATGTTCATTTCCGAGCAGCAGATGGTCGCGGCAGCCGTCGGGTTGAGTGCCCGGCAGCATGCACCGTTCGCCTCGTCGTTCGCGGCGTTCCTCACGCGCGCGTACGACTTCATCCGCATGGCCGCGGCCTCGCGGGCGAACATCCGGCTGTGCGGCTCGCACGCGGGCGTGTCCATCGGGGAGGATGGGCCGTCGCAGATGGGCCTCGAAGATCTGGCGATGATGCGCGCCGTCCGCGGAAGCACGGTGCTCTACCCCTGCTGTGCGAACCAGACGGCGCGCCTGGTGGAGTCGATGGCCAACCGCCGCGGCGTCGTCTACTTGCGCACCACGCGGGAGAAAACGCCGGTGCTCTACGACGACAAGGAAAGCTTCCCCATCGGCGGAAGCAAGGTGCTGCGGCTATCGACCGCCGATCGCGCCGTGATCATCGGCGCGGGCATCACCGTTCACGAGGCGCTGAAGGCGCACGGTAGGCTCTTGGACCAAGGCATCCGCACGCGCGTCGTCGATGCGTACAGCATCAAGCCGATCGACGGTGCCGGCATCCGCACGGCCGTGGAAGCCACCGGTGGAACCGTGGTGGTCGTCGAGGACCACTGGTCGGAGGGTGGCTTGGGCGATGCCGTGCTCGAATGCTTGAACGGTGAGCGGCCGCTCACCGCACGCGTGGTGCGACTCGCGGTGAAGACCATGCCTGGATCGGGCAAGCCCGCCGAGCTTCTGCATGCCGCCGGCATCGACGCCGACGCCATCGCCGCCGCCGTGCGGGCCTTGTTGCCACGGAAGAAGAGCCGAAATTGCTACATCTGTGGCAACCCCGCGCTATGGCGCATCGCCGTGGGCGGCGAAGACGAATCGGCCACGCACGAGAACGCGTGCGAGGCGCACGCGAGCGGGCACCTGCGCATCGGGCGGCTCGCCTCCTCTCCCTCGAACCAACGAACCGGAGGCGTCACACCATGA
- the tal gene encoding transaldolase, with protein sequence MNANAIQRLYELGQSAWLDFISRDLLTSGGLRQLIERDGLRGVTSNPTIFQKAIAGGADYDALIDGAHASEADPAIFERIMVRDLQLACDELFPIYERTGGTDGFASIEVAPVLAHQTVGSIEQAQRLWTAVERPNLMVKIPATRAGIPAIEQCLVEGININVTLLFGVPRYLEVAKAFLRALETRAAQNRAIDRIASVASFFVSRVDTKVDKILDMLAPSPATERGRSLRGKIAIANAKIAYAEFERIAASDRWHELAAKGARPQRLLWGSTSSKDPAYPDTYYVEALAGPRTVNTMPMETFRAYLDHGAPEIRITRDRELAFEQIAELVNLGIDFDAIVQTLEDEGVASFIESYDQAVHGIASKRRRRRSA encoded by the coding sequence ATGAATGCGAATGCGATTCAACGCTTGTACGAGCTCGGGCAGAGCGCCTGGCTCGACTTCATTTCGCGCGACCTGCTGACGTCGGGCGGGCTGCGCCAACTCATCGAGCGCGATGGCCTGCGCGGGGTGACGTCGAACCCGACCATTTTTCAAAAGGCCATCGCGGGCGGGGCCGACTACGACGCGCTCATCGACGGCGCCCACGCCTCGGAGGCCGATCCCGCTATTTTCGAGCGAATCATGGTGCGCGATCTCCAGCTCGCCTGCGACGAGCTTTTCCCCATCTACGAGCGCACGGGCGGAACCGATGGCTTCGCGTCCATCGAGGTCGCTCCCGTGTTGGCGCACCAGACGGTGGGCTCCATCGAACAGGCGCAGCGGCTCTGGACGGCGGTGGAGCGGCCGAACCTCATGGTAAAGATCCCAGCGACCCGCGCGGGGATCCCGGCCATCGAGCAATGCCTGGTGGAGGGGATCAACATCAACGTGACCTTGCTCTTCGGGGTGCCGCGGTACCTCGAGGTCGCCAAGGCGTTCCTGCGCGCCCTGGAGACCCGCGCCGCGCAGAACCGCGCGATCGATCGCATCGCGTCCGTGGCCAGCTTCTTCGTCTCGCGCGTCGATACCAAGGTGGACAAGATCCTCGACATGCTCGCGCCGTCGCCCGCCACCGAGCGCGGGAGGAGCCTGCGCGGAAAGATCGCCATTGCGAATGCGAAGATCGCCTATGCCGAATTCGAGCGCATCGCGGCGAGCGACCGATGGCACGAGCTAGCCGCCAAAGGTGCGCGGCCGCAGCGTCTCCTCTGGGGCTCGACGTCGTCGAAGGATCCGGCCTACCCCGATACGTATTACGTCGAGGCGCTGGCCGGGCCCCGCACGGTGAACACCATGCCGATGGAAACGTTCCGCGCGTACCTCGATCATGGGGCGCCCGAAATACGCATCACCCGCGATCGGGAGCTTGCCTTCGAGCAGATCGCGGAGCTCGTCAATCTGGGAATCGATTTCGATGCCATCGTACAAACCCTGGAGGACGAGGGCGTGGCCTCGTTCATCGAGTCGTATGACCAAGCCGTTCACGGCATTGCGAGCAAACGAAGAAGGCGCCGCAGCGCCTAA
- a CDS encoding cupin domain-containing protein gives MNTTVIKIDSSRSPKNKDGQKYLASGVRIGMRLWDEEPNTSAESVRDYEVVGYVLKGRAELHLEGQMVTLAAGDSYVVPRGARHHYRILEAFSAVEATSPPSHVHGRDEPHSR, from the coding sequence ATGAACACCACCGTCATCAAGATCGATTCGTCGCGTTCGCCAAAGAACAAGGATGGGCAGAAGTACCTCGCCTCCGGTGTGCGCATCGGAATGCGACTCTGGGACGAGGAGCCCAACACCTCCGCCGAGAGTGTCCGCGACTACGAAGTCGTCGGCTACGTCTTGAAGGGCCGAGCGGAGCTCCACCTCGAAGGCCAAATGGTGACGCTCGCCGCGGGCGATTCCTACGTCGTCCCGCGCGGCGCACGCCACCACTACCGCATCCTGGAGGCCTTCAGCGCGGTGGAAGCCACGTCACCGCCATCGCACGTCCACGGCCGCGATGAGCCCCATTCACGCTAG